In Nocardioides jishulii, the DNA window GCGGTAGGAACCCACGTCACGCCACTGCGTGTGCACCATCCACAGCTCGGGGTCGTCGAGGTTGCGACCCACTCCCCCCTGCTCGAAGCCGCGCTGGGCGGCCAGCGTCTCGTAGGCAGCCTGGAGCTGCGCACGGAACTCCTCGGCCCGGTCGAGGGGGACACGGAAACGGTTGACGACGATCACGGGGTGAGCCTAGTGCTCACACCGCGTTTGAAAACGGTTCTCACCCTGTGTGAGAATCGTTCTCATGAGCTTCTCCCGCCGCGCAGTGTCCACCCTCGCCGCCCTCTCCGCCACCGCTCTCGTGGCCACGGGGTGTGGCGCGATGAGCGGGGACAACTCGGACGACGGAGAGCTCCGCGTGGCCGCCGGCTACTACCCCTTGGCCTGGGTGGCCGAACGCGTCGCCGGTGACGCCGCCGAGGTCACCTCCCTCTCCCGCCCCGGGCAGGACGCGCACGACGCCGAGCTCACCATGAACGCCCGCGCTGCGATCAGCGACGCCGACCTGGTCCTGGTCAACGGCGGATTCCAGCCCGGCGTCGACCAGGCCGCCGAGCAGTCACCCGGCGAGGTGCTGGACGCTGCCGAGGTGCTGGACCTGCGCCCGACGGTGGACCACGACGACCACGACCACGGCGCGTCGGACGACGACCACGACGAGCACGGAGACGACGAGCACGACGGGCACGACCACGGCGACGTCGACCCGCACTTCTGGCTCGACCCGCTGCTGATGGCCGACCTCGCCGACCGCGTCGCCGAGAGCCTCGGCACGATCGCCCCGGACGAGGCGGACGACTTCGCCGCCAACGCCGCCGAGCTGCGCGACGAGCTCGAGGAGCTCGACGCCGACTACACCGAGGGCCTCAGCACGTGTGCCCGCAGCACCGTGGTGGTGAGCCACGACGCCTTCGGCTACCTCTCCCGCTACGGGCTGGAGTTCGAGCCGATCGCCGGCCTCTCCCCCGGCGCCGAGCCGACCCCGGCCGACCTGGCCCGGCTGCGGAAGCTGATCCGCGACGAGGGCGTGACGACCGTCTTCAACGAGACGCTCGCGCCGGTCGAGCTGGCCGACTCGCTGGCCCGCAGCGCCGGCGTCTCCACCGCCGTCCTCGATCCCATCGAGGGCCTGCCCAAGAGCGCGGGCGACGCCGACTACTTCTCCCTGATGCGGGACAACCTCGCCGCACTGCGGAAGGCCAACGGATGCTGAGCCGCAGGCAGAGCGCCCCCGACGCGACGCCAGTGGTGCTGCGCAACGGCTCGGTGACGATCGAGGGTCGTCCCGTCCTGCGCGGCATCGACCTCACGGTCACCTCGGGCGAGTTCATCGCGCTCATGGGCGCGAACGGCTCGGGAAAGTCCACCCTGGTGCGCGCCCTGACCGGGCTCCGGCCCCTGGCCAGCGGAGAGCTCGAGCTCTTCGCCACCCCCATCGACCACTTCCACGACTGGCGCCGGGTGGGCTACGTGCCCCAGCGCAGCACCGCCACCTCGGGCGTCCCCGCCTCCGTCTGGGAGGTGGTCGCGTCGGGACGACTGACGCGACGCGGCGTCCTGCGTCCGTTGACCCGTGCCGACCGACGGGTCATCGACGAGGCGATCTCCCTGGTCGGGCTCGAGGCGAAGGCCCGTGCCGGCGTCTCGACCCTGTCGGGCGGCCAGCACCAGCGCGCCCTCATCGCGCGCGCCCTGGCGGGTGAGCCGGACCTCCTCTTCCTCGACGAGCCGACCGCCGGGGTCGACCTGCCCAACCAGCTGGCGCTGGCCGACACCCTCCGCACCCTCAAGGAGCGCGGGTCGACGGTCGTGCTGGTGGCCCACGAGCTCGGTCCGATGGAGTCCTTGGTCGACCGGGCCGTCGTGCTCCGGGACGGCAGGGTCGTGCACGACGGACCCCGCCTGACCGACGCCCAGGTCCACGACCCGGACCTCGGCCACGCCCACCACCACCCGTCGCCCCCCGCACGCGACCACGTTCCCCACGTGCTGGCACCCTTCGACGACACGAGCCAGCGGCAGGAGGACGAGCACTGATGCCTGACTTCTGGTCACTCCTGGGCTACGACTTCATGCAGCTCGCGCTGCTCGCCGCGCTCTTCACCGGTCTCGCCGTGCCCGCCGTCGGCACCTACCTCGTGCAGCGTCGGATGGCCCTGATGGGCGACGGACTCGGGCACGTCGCCGTGACCGGGGTCGCGATCGGCCTCGTCACCGGTACCGCCCCCACCTGGACGGCCGTCATCGCGGCCGTCATCGGGGCGGTGGCCATCGAGCTGATCCGTGAGCGTGGCAGGTCGGGCGGCGACGTCGCCCTGGCCCTGCTCTTCTACGGCGGCCTGGCCGGCGGCATCTTCGTCGCCGGACTCGGCGGCGACGGCGCGTCACGGCTCCAGCAGTTCCTCTTCGGCTCGATCATGACGATCACCCGTGGCGACGTGTACGTGACCATGGTGCTGGCCCTGGTGCTGGTGGTGCTCTGCCTCGGCCTCTCCCCGCAGCTCTTCGCGGTGGCCCACGACCCGGACTTCGCGAAGGTGGCCGGACTCAACGTCCGCGCCTACAACCTGCTGGTCGCCGTGCTGGCCGCGGTGTCGGTGACGGTGGCGATGCGCAGCGTCGGGCTGCTGCTCGTCTCCGCCCTGATGGTGATCCCGGTGGCGACCGCCCAGCAGGTGACGAGCTCCTTCCGCCGCACCCTGGTGATGTCGATGGCCGTGGGCACGGTCGCGGCCGTCGGTGGACTGCTGCTCGCCGCGGCCGCCTCCTACCGCGCCGACGTGGCGCCGGGCGCCTCGATCGTGCTGGTCAGCCTGGCGATCTTCCTCGTCGCCTGGCCGTTCGGAGCGTGGGTGCGTCGCCGTCAACGGCGGCTCACCCCGTTCACGGATCCGGCGCCGGAGGAGCACCTGCTCAGCGGGGAGCACCCCCACGAGCACGGCGACGGCTGCGGACACGAGGCAGTGGATCACGGGGACCACGTCGACTACCTCCACGACGGCCACCGACACGCACCGCACGGAGCGCACTATGACGAGCACTGACTCCTCCCTCACGAGCAACGGAGCCACGAGCACCGGAGCCACCGGCCCCGAGCCCGGTCCCGGCACGCTGCGGCCGACGCGGCAGCGTACGGCGGTGACGGAGGCGCTGACCCGGGTCGACGACTTCCGCTCGGCGCAGGAGATCCACGAGATGCTCAGCGACGCCGGCGAGAAGGTCGGCCTGGCCACCGTCTACCGCACGTTGGCGGCGCTCTCGGAGGCCGGTGTGGTCGACGTGCTGCGCACCGAGGACGGCGAGTCGCTCTACCGTCGCTGCGTCGCCGAGCACCACCACCATCACCTGGTCTGCCGCACCTGCGGCGCGACGGTGGAGATCGAGGGGCCTGCGGTCGAGGCGTGGGCCGCGGCCGTCGCGCGCGAGCACGGCTACGCCGACATCAGCCACGAGCTGGAGCTCTTCGGCACCTGCCGTGCCTGCGCCACCGGCTGAGCCGGCCGGGCCGGGGCAGCGAGGGCCTCAGACCTGGTTGGGCACCGCGCCGCCGTAGCGGCGGTCACGACGGGCGTACTCGTCGATCGCCGCCCACAGGTGGCGCCGGTCGACGTCGGGCCACAGCACGTCGGAGAAGATGAACTCCGAGTAGGCCGACTGCCAGGTCATGAAGTTGCTCAGCCGCTGCTCCCCCGACGTACGCCAGACCATGTCGGCGTCGGAGAGCTCGGGGACGTAGAGGTGCGAAGCGATCGTCTTCTCGGTGATCCGCTTCGGGTCGAGCTCTCCCTCGGCCACCTTGCGTGCGATCGCCTGCACGGCGTCGACGATCTCGGCGCGGCCGCCGTAGTTGACGCACATCGTCAAGGTGCAGACGGTGTTGTCCTTCGTCATCTCCTCCGCGATCCGGAGCTCCTTGATGACCGAGCGCCACAGCTTCGGGGCGCGGCCCGCCCAGCGGACCCGCACGCCCAGCTCGTGCATCTCGTCGCGGCGGCGCCGGATGACGTCGCGGTTGAAGCCCATCAGGAAGCGCACCTCCTCGGGCGAGCGGGACCAGTTCTCCGTCGAGAACGCGTAGGCCGAGATCGCCTTGACCCCGATCTCGATCGCGCCTTCGACCACGTCGAAGAGGGAGGACTCCCCCTGCTCGTGACCGCGCGTACGCGGCAGTCCACGCTCCTTGGCCCAGCGGCCGTTGCCGTCCATCACGACGGCGACGTGGTGCGGCACCAGCTCCGCCGGGATCGGCGGCGGGGTGGCGCCGGACGGATGGGGGGTGGGCCTGCGGACTGGGCGGTTCACATCGCGCAGCCTAGTTCTTGGGCCAGCCCCCCGGGCCCACATGTCAGGCCCCACACGTCAGACCCCACACGTCGGGCCTAGCGCTCGACGTACTCCAGCGAACGCAGTCCTCGCTCGAGGTGCCACGCGAGGTAGGCGGCGACCAGCCCGCTCGCCTCCCGACGGGTGCGCTGGTCGGAGGCGTGCACGACCGGCCAGTCGCCGGTCAGCAGCGCGCCCAGCAGGAGCAAGGTGTTCGGGGCCGGGGTCGCGGATCCCGGCATGCGGCACACGACGCAGAGGACGCCGCCCGCCGACGGGTGGAAGAACCGGTGCGGCCCCTCCGTGCCACAGCGCACGCAGTGGTCGAACGAGGGTGCGTAGCCGGCCACCGACAGCGAGCGCAGCAGGTAGGAGTCCAGCACCTGCCCCGGCGGATGGGCACCGGAGACCATGGCGCGCAGACCCCCGACGAGAAGGAGGAACTGCTGCACGGCGGGCTCGTGCTCCTCGACGACCAGCTTCTCGGCCGTCTCCAGCATCACCGTCGCCGCCGTGTAGCGGTCGTAGTCCAACGCCATTGCCGCGTGGAAGGGCTCCAGCGTCTCCGCCTGGGTGATGGTGTCGAGGGAACGCCCCTCGGCCAGCTGGAGGTCGACGTGCGTGAAGGGCTCGAGCCGCGCGCCCCAGCGCGAGGTCGTGCGGCGTACCCCCTTGGCGACCGCGCGCACCAAGCCGTGGTGGCGGGTCAGCAGGGTGATGATGCGGTCCGCCTCACCCAGCTTGTGAGTGCGCAGCACGACCGCCTCGTCGCGGTAGAGAGGCACCTGACCATTGTGCCTCGTCCCCAGTTCTCGGCACGGGAGGCGGGCCGGCATCCACCACAATGGGGACCTTCGCCCGCTCTCACCCTCGGCCCCGGCCAGGACCCCGACCCGTCGGCATGCCGCTCAGCGACGAGGTCAGGCCCGGTTGACCGCGCTCACGACGGCCTTGAGGGACGCGGTGACGATGTTGGCGTCGAGCCCGACGCCCCACAGCACCTTGTCGCCGACGGCGCACTCGACGTACGCGGCTGCGATGGCGTCGCCTCCCGCCGAGAGGGCGTGCTCGGCGTAGTCCAGGACACGGACGTCGCCACGGCCTGCGTACGCCGGGTTGCCCGCCGCCTGCTCGCTGGCCACCAGGTCGGCGAGTGCGTTGGTGAAGGCGTTGATGGGGCCGTTGCCCTCGCCCGTGAGGGTGCGGGCCTCACCGTCGACGTAGACGTTGACGGTCAGCTGGTCCTTCTCGCCGGCAGCCGACGAGGTGTGCACGGAGTTGAGGCGCAGTGGCTCGGTGCGCTCCAGGTACTCGGCGCTGAAGACGTCCCAGATCTTCTCCGGGGTGATCTCGCCGCCCTCGGCGTCGGTGCGCTGCTGGATCACGCGGCTGAACTCGATCTGCGCGCGTCGCGGCAGGTCGAGGTTGTGCTCGGCCTTCAGCACGTAGGCGACACCGCCCTTGCCCGACTGGCTGTTGACCCGGATGACGGCCTCGTAGCTGCGGCCCACGTCCTTGGGGTCGATCGGCAGGTAGGGGGCCTCCCACTCGATGTCGCGCACCGAGATGCCCTGCTCGTCGGCCCGGCGCTCCAGGTCCTCGAGACCCTTCTTGATCGCGTCCTGGTGCGAGCCGGAGAAGGCCGTGTAGACCAGGTCGCCGGCGTACGGGTGGCGCGGGTGGACCGGCAGGTTGGTGCAGTACTCGACCGTGCGGCGGACCTCGTCGATGTCGGAGAAGTCGATCTGCGGGTCGATCCCCTGGCTGAAGAGGTTCATGCCCAGCGTGACCAGGTCGACGTTGCCGGTGCGCTCACCGTGGCCGAAGAGGCAGCCCTCGACGCGGTCGCCGCCGGCCATCAGGCCCAGCTCGGTGGCCGCCACCGCGGTGCCGCGGTCGTTGTGCGGGTGCAGGCTGATGGCCGAGTGCTCACGGCGGGTCAGGCCACGGCTGAAGTACTCGATCTGGTCGGCGTAGGTGTTGGGCGTCGACATCTCGACGGTCGCCGGCAGGTTGAGGATGATCTCGCGACCGGCCTCGGGCTGCCACACGTCGCTGACGGCCTCGCAGACGCTCAGCGCGAAGTCGGTGTCGGACTGGGTGAAGATCTCGGGGCTGTACTGGTAGCCGAAGTCGCCGCTGCCGACGATCGGGGCCAGGTACTTCTCCGCGTACTTCATCACCAGCTCGGTGCCACGCACCGCGATGTCGACGCACTCGTCGGGGGTGACGCCGAAGACCACGCGCTGGAAGAGCGGCGCGGTGGCGTTGTACATGTGGATCGTCGCGCGCGGCGCCCCGGCCAGGGACTCGGCGGTGCGCTCGATCAGGTCCTCACGGGCCTGGGTCAGCACCGAGATCTGGACGTCGTCGGGGATCCGGTCGCCCTCGATCAGCTCGCGGACGAAGTCGAAGTCGGTCTGGCTCGCGCTCGGGAAGCCGACCTCGATCTCCTTGTAGCCCATCTTGACCAGCAGCTCGAACATCTCCAGCTTGCGGGCCGGCGTCATCGGGTCGATCAGCGCCTGGTTGCCGTCGCGCAGGTCCGTGGAGAGCCAGCGGGGGGCACGGGTGATCTTCTGCGAGGGCCAGGTGCGGTCGGGCACCGTGACAGGCTCGAACGCCCGGTAGCGGCCGAACGGCATCGGACTCGGCTTCTGCTGGTTGGCGGTGTTGCTCAGGTGGGTCATGGTCTTCCTCGTCTGTGGTCGAGCGGGCGACCGGCGCGCAGCATGCACTCCGCAACGAGGGGGCCGGCTGTGTTCAGGCCTCGTTGCGGCAGCGAAGAAGGAGATCGAATCGCATCATGACCCGGCCATGCTAGCCCCGCGACCGCGAGGTTGGCGATCCGGGTCACGTGAGTCGTCTCGTAGGCTCGCCCCCATGGAGTCCAGCCCGCCCCGACTGCTGGTGGTGCACCACTCGCCCACCCCTGGGGCCCGTGCCCTCACCGGTGCTGTGCTCGCCGGCACCCGCGATCCCGAGCTCGCCGAGCTGGGCGACCTCGAGGTGGTCGTGCGCGAGGCGCTCGAGGCCCGGGCCGACGACGTACGCAGTGCCGATGGCCTGCTGCTCGGCACCCCGGCCAACTTCGGCTACATGAGTGGGGCGCTCAAGCACTTCTTCGACTCCACGTTCCTGCACCTCGGCGGGGCGCTCTCCGACGACGGCCGGGGAGCCGAGGCCCACGGGTCCGGCTCCACGCTGCCCTACGCCCTGTGGGTGCACGGGCGCTACGACACGGTGGGCGCGACGCGCTCGGTGGAGTCGATCGTCCAGGCGCTGCCCTGGCGCCGGGTCCTGCCTCCCCTGGAGCTCCTCGGTGAGGTCGACGACGCCGCGCTGGGCGCCGCCCACGAGCTGGGAGCCACCGTGGCCGCCCTGACGCTGGAGTCGCGATGAGTGCCGCCGTGAGCACCCAGACCCGGACGGGCCGACTCGTCGCCGCCGCCATCGTCCTGATGCTGGTGCTGACGGGGTGCAGCGGCGACGACGGCGACTCCCCGGAGCCGTCCCGGTCCGCCTCCGGCGCCAGCGAGCAGGCCGAGCCACCGAAGCCGCCGCGCCGGCCACGGGTCGGCGACTGCTACCGCCTCACCTTCGACGAGGCGCTCGCCCCCACCGCTCCGACGAAGCGGGTGAAGTGTGGCCTCAAGCCCACGGCGATCACCTACTTCGTGGGCAAGATCGAGCGCAACCGCGCCGGCAAGCCCCGCCCGGTCGACTCCGCCCGCGTCCAGCGCCAGGTCGCCCGGGTCTGCCCGCAGCGACTGGCCACGTACGTCGGGTCCTCGCCGGACGAGCTGCGCCGCAGCCTGCTGCGGGCCGTCTGGTTCACCCCCTCCCTGGAGGAGGAGGCCGCCGGGGCCGACTGGTTCCGCTGCGACGTCGTGGCGTCCGGTCCCCGGCGGTCGTTGCTGGTGCTGCCCCGCACGATGAAGGACGTGCTGGCTGATCCGGACCGACGCGAACGGTTCGCCCTCTGCGCGAGCGGCAAGCCGGGGACCAAGTCGTTCTCCCGGGCGCCGTGCTCCGCGCCCCACGCCTGGCGCGCCGTCGCCACCGTCGACATCCCTGGTGACGACTACCCCGGCAA includes these proteins:
- the recO gene encoding DNA repair protein RecO, whose translation is MPLYRDEAVVLRTHKLGEADRIITLLTRHHGLVRAVAKGVRRTTSRWGARLEPFTHVDLQLAEGRSLDTITQAETLEPFHAAMALDYDRYTAATVMLETAEKLVVEEHEPAVQQFLLLVGGLRAMVSGAHPPGQVLDSYLLRSLSVAGYAPSFDHCVRCGTEGPHRFFHPSAGGVLCVVCRMPGSATPAPNTLLLLGALLTGDWPVVHASDQRTRREASGLVAAYLAWHLERGLRSLEYVER
- a CDS encoding isoprenyl transferase encodes the protein MWARGAGPRTRLRDVNRPVRRPTPHPSGATPPPIPAELVPHHVAVVMDGNGRWAKERGLPRTRGHEQGESSLFDVVEGAIEIGVKAISAYAFSTENWSRSPEEVRFLMGFNRDVIRRRRDEMHELGVRVRWAGRAPKLWRSVIKELRIAEEMTKDNTVCTLTMCVNYGGRAEIVDAVQAIARKVAEGELDPKRITEKTIASHLYVPELSDADMVWRTSGEQRLSNFMTWQSAYSEFIFSDVLWPDVDRRHLWAAIDEYARRDRRYGGAVPNQV
- a CDS encoding antibiotic biosynthesis monooxygenase family protein; the protein is MIVVNRFRVPLDRAEEFRAQLQAAYETLAAQRGFEQGGVGRNLDDPELWMVHTQWRDVGSYRRALSAYDVKLTAVPVLSMAVDEPSAYEPVVPGAVLNDQQARSLG
- a CDS encoding metal ABC transporter substrate-binding protein produces the protein MSFSRRAVSTLAALSATALVATGCGAMSGDNSDDGELRVAAGYYPLAWVAERVAGDAAEVTSLSRPGQDAHDAELTMNARAAISDADLVLVNGGFQPGVDQAAEQSPGEVLDAAEVLDLRPTVDHDDHDHGASDDDHDEHGDDEHDGHDHGDVDPHFWLDPLLMADLADRVAESLGTIAPDEADDFAANAAELRDELEELDADYTEGLSTCARSTVVVSHDAFGYLSRYGLEFEPIAGLSPGAEPTPADLARLRKLIRDEGVTTVFNETLAPVELADSLARSAGVSTAVLDPIEGLPKSAGDADYFSLMRDNLAALRKANGC
- a CDS encoding metal ABC transporter permease, giving the protein MPDFWSLLGYDFMQLALLAALFTGLAVPAVGTYLVQRRMALMGDGLGHVAVTGVAIGLVTGTAPTWTAVIAAVIGAVAIELIRERGRSGGDVALALLFYGGLAGGIFVAGLGGDGASRLQQFLFGSIMTITRGDVYVTMVLALVLVVLCLGLSPQLFAVAHDPDFAKVAGLNVRAYNLLVAVLAAVSVTVAMRSVGLLLVSALMVIPVATAQQVTSSFRRTLVMSMAVGTVAAVGGLLLAAAASYRADVAPGASIVLVSLAIFLVAWPFGAWVRRRQRRLTPFTDPAPEEHLLSGEHPHEHGDGCGHEAVDHGDHVDYLHDGHRHAPHGAHYDEH
- a CDS encoding flavodoxin family protein; the protein is MESSPPRLLVVHHSPTPGARALTGAVLAGTRDPELAELGDLEVVVREALEARADDVRSADGLLLGTPANFGYMSGALKHFFDSTFLHLGGALSDDGRGAEAHGSGSTLPYALWVHGRYDTVGATRSVESIVQALPWRRVLPPLELLGEVDDAALGAAHELGATVAALTLESR
- a CDS encoding Fur family transcriptional regulator: MTSTDSSLTSNGATSTGATGPEPGPGTLRPTRQRTAVTEALTRVDDFRSAQEIHEMLSDAGEKVGLATVYRTLAALSEAGVVDVLRTEDGESLYRRCVAEHHHHHLVCRTCGATVEIEGPAVEAWAAAVAREHGYADISHELELFGTCRACATG
- the leuA gene encoding 2-isopropylmalate synthase is translated as MTHLSNTANQQKPSPMPFGRYRAFEPVTVPDRTWPSQKITRAPRWLSTDLRDGNQALIDPMTPARKLEMFELLVKMGYKEIEVGFPSASQTDFDFVRELIEGDRIPDDVQISVLTQAREDLIERTAESLAGAPRATIHMYNATAPLFQRVVFGVTPDECVDIAVRGTELVMKYAEKYLAPIVGSGDFGYQYSPEIFTQSDTDFALSVCEAVSDVWQPEAGREIILNLPATVEMSTPNTYADQIEYFSRGLTRREHSAISLHPHNDRGTAVAATELGLMAGGDRVEGCLFGHGERTGNVDLVTLGMNLFSQGIDPQIDFSDIDEVRRTVEYCTNLPVHPRHPYAGDLVYTAFSGSHQDAIKKGLEDLERRADEQGISVRDIEWEAPYLPIDPKDVGRSYEAVIRVNSQSGKGGVAYVLKAEHNLDLPRRAQIEFSRVIQQRTDAEGGEITPEKIWDVFSAEYLERTEPLRLNSVHTSSAAGEKDQLTVNVYVDGEARTLTGEGNGPINAFTNALADLVASEQAAGNPAYAGRGDVRVLDYAEHALSAGGDAIAAAYVECAVGDKVLWGVGLDANIVTASLKAVVSAVNRA
- a CDS encoding septum formation family protein; the protein is MSTQTRTGRLVAAAIVLMLVLTGCSGDDGDSPEPSRSASGASEQAEPPKPPRRPRVGDCYRLTFDEALAPTAPTKRVKCGLKPTAITYFVGKIERNRAGKPRPVDSARVQRQVARVCPQRLATYVGSSPDELRRSLLRAVWFTPSLEEEAAGADWFRCDVVASGPRRSLLVLPRTMKDVLADPDRRERFALCASGKPGTKSFSRAPCSAPHAWRAVATVDIPGDDYPGKDAIAAAMDDPCSDAATEAADNPLDVQWSQEGPTRAQWRAGQRYGICWVP
- a CDS encoding metal ABC transporter ATP-binding protein, which produces MLSRRQSAPDATPVVLRNGSVTIEGRPVLRGIDLTVTSGEFIALMGANGSGKSTLVRALTGLRPLASGELELFATPIDHFHDWRRVGYVPQRSTATSGVPASVWEVVASGRLTRRGVLRPLTRADRRVIDEAISLVGLEAKARAGVSTLSGGQHQRALIARALAGEPDLLFLDEPTAGVDLPNQLALADTLRTLKERGSTVVLVAHELGPMESLVDRAVVLRDGRVVHDGPRLTDAQVHDPDLGHAHHHPSPPARDHVPHVLAPFDDTSQRQEDEH